Proteins encoded in a region of the Polycladomyces subterraneus genome:
- a CDS encoding DUF1540 domain-containing protein: MARDVLCEVNNCTFWGEGNKCTADRIYVVSHHGEKAANSEETDCHTFKPK; this comes from the coding sequence ATGGCGCGAGACGTACTGTGCGAAGTCAATAATTGCACTTTCTGGGGCGAAGGCAACAAATGTACTGCCGATCGGATCTATGTCGTCAGCCATCACGGGGAAAAAGCAGCAAACTCCGAAGAAACGGATTGTCACACGTTTAAGCCGAAATGA
- a CDS encoding D-alanyl-D-alanine carboxypeptidase family protein, with translation MRRWFRSAPQRKIAALLLIFCLLPSLVPAQAASKPPQVRAASYIVMEFQSGRVLAEKEADVPRPPASMTKMMVEYIVMEKVRRGELHWEDQVTVSKHAAGVNEAQVNLVPGEKRTVLELFTAMAVYSANDATVALAEKIGGSEEAFVGLMNRKARELGMSHTHFHNATGLDNYFYADPPNVPGSHVMSARDCALLARRLLKDHPEVTKIISQPRIVFRKGEPRQQRLTNWNLMLPGLRFYYPGVDGLKTGHTRNAGYCFTGTAVKNGMRLITVVMDTPAESTRFTVTKQLLDYGFSQFTLKTFLSGGQVIPGYERVPVTDGVVPKIPLVTDRPVAIPIEKGQENRYTLHVDYIKKLEAPLRAGEVVGTLRILYDGKEIKNLDPIPVRVLQDVEKASWWDLFFRKIGEEVSGWFS, from the coding sequence TTGCGTCGCTGGTTTCGGAGTGCTCCACAGAGAAAAATCGCCGCACTCCTACTGATCTTTTGTCTGCTTCCCTCTCTTGTACCGGCACAGGCTGCTTCAAAACCACCTCAGGTTCGCGCCGCTTCCTACATCGTGATGGAGTTCCAATCTGGCCGGGTGCTGGCGGAGAAAGAAGCAGATGTACCTCGTCCGCCGGCCAGCATGACCAAGATGATGGTGGAATACATCGTGATGGAAAAGGTTCGGCGAGGGGAACTTCATTGGGAGGATCAGGTAACGGTAAGCAAGCACGCCGCGGGTGTGAACGAAGCCCAAGTGAATTTGGTGCCGGGGGAAAAACGGACCGTATTGGAGCTGTTTACGGCCATGGCGGTCTATTCGGCCAACGATGCAACCGTTGCCTTGGCCGAAAAAATCGGCGGGAGCGAAGAAGCGTTTGTGGGATTGATGAATCGCAAGGCCCGGGAGTTAGGGATGTCTCATACGCATTTCCACAATGCAACGGGGTTGGACAATTATTTCTATGCTGATCCGCCCAACGTACCGGGTTCTCATGTGATGTCCGCACGTGACTGTGCTCTTTTGGCACGTCGGTTATTGAAAGATCATCCGGAAGTGACCAAGATCATTTCCCAGCCGCGTATTGTGTTTCGCAAAGGAGAACCACGCCAACAACGTCTGACTAACTGGAATCTCATGTTGCCGGGACTCAGGTTTTACTACCCGGGCGTGGATGGATTGAAAACAGGACATACTAGGAACGCGGGATATTGTTTCACCGGAACCGCCGTGAAAAATGGGATGAGGTTGATCACTGTTGTGATGGATACGCCTGCCGAAAGCACCCGATTCACGGTCACAAAGCAATTGTTGGATTACGGGTTCAGCCAATTCACCCTGAAGACGTTCCTCTCGGGTGGACAAGTGATACCGGGGTACGAGCGCGTGCCGGTAACGGACGGGGTGGTGCCCAAGATTCCGCTGGTGACGGATCGCCCTGTTGCTATTCCAATTGAAAAAGGACAAGAGAACCGGTACACGCTCCACGTGGATTACATAAAAAAACTGGAAGCACCGCTTCGTGCCGGAGAGGTAGTCGGCACACTGCGAATTTTGTATGATGGGAAAGAAATCAAGAATCTAGATCCCATTCCCGTCAGGGTTCTTCAGGATGTGGAAAAAGCTAGCTGGTGGGATTTGTTTTTCCGGAAAATCGGTGAGGAAGTCAGTGGCTGGTTTTCCTGA
- a CDS encoding TetR/AcrR family transcriptional regulator, which translates to MRHETIDLIFDAAVEVFAEYGFERAKVDDIAMKAGIAKGTIYYHFKSKEELFVALMNEGLEKMLDHIHVEMDRTESPREQLRRILAAQVRFLIGHGTFTKLLLTEVWGSKERQQAFRSRIRQYIDMIEQVLRRGTEQGIFHLAHANETAASIFGAVSVAVLHTIYRCQDQSEQMEAEIPKIIDTLEHLLFNGINA; encoded by the coding sequence ATGCGTCATGAAACGATCGATCTGATCTTCGATGCGGCTGTCGAAGTTTTTGCCGAATATGGTTTTGAACGGGCCAAAGTGGACGATATCGCCATGAAGGCGGGTATCGCCAAAGGGACAATATACTATCATTTCAAGAGCAAGGAAGAGCTCTTTGTCGCCTTGATGAACGAAGGTTTAGAAAAAATGCTAGATCATATACACGTGGAGATGGACCGGACGGAGTCGCCCCGAGAACAGCTTCGTCGCATATTGGCGGCTCAGGTGCGTTTTTTGATTGGACACGGGACATTCACCAAGCTCCTGTTGACAGAAGTATGGGGGTCCAAGGAACGACAACAGGCGTTCCGGAGCCGCATCCGTCAATACATCGACATGATCGAGCAGGTATTGCGTAGGGGAACAGAGCAGGGAATATTCCACTTGGCTCATGCAAATGAAACAGCCGCTTCTATTTTTGGTGCTGTCAGCGTGGCAGTTTTACATACGATTTATCGATGTCAGGATCAATCGGAACAAATGGAGGCGGAAATCCCCAAAATCATCGACACATTGGAACATCTGTTGTTTAACGGGATCAACGCTTGA
- a CDS encoding 3'-5' exonuclease, producing MAKSVPEKLPSTVTAGERLLFQVLRHFLPDDYIVYYEPDIQGVRPDFVLIGPDLGLVVLEVKDYTKNTLHRLNPDQWLIQTSSGLVVQKSPLKQAREYAFRIANLLERDKSLIQLEGKYKYRLKFPYGYGVVMTRLTRKHLYRHDLADVLNPQLCLTRDDIDPQSESFSPTDLLDKIKNMFVASFRHAPLSQRDIRTIRYHLFPEVRISAEYKPVRPLPGSQYALVELDDVKVMDLQQENLAKQIGDKHRLIRGVAGSGKTLILASRAKILAESHPDWHILVLCFNIALARYIDQMIQYKLRENIVEHSEKSAVPPTPNNVRITVRHFHQWLKEIGISKDEQIPDVLKRLEKGEGHFPMYDAVLIDEGQDFSSEWLKLVVKLLNPETMSLLIVEDRAQTVYSRQRNFAQDIGLSFRGRSRVLKKNYRNTAPIIQLAWDFYQTYGLDYHDQEDEVEVIPPESSQRPGDPPIIHKASSLLEEMAWVAKQIERLHDDKRVPYEEIAVLYRYNFSRSYPIVRLLLQHLKQRDIPYYWISESRDTKMNFNKDEAAVKICTIHSSKGLDFKAGFVVGIDSMPFHNQEIGPAQEASLLYIGLTRARDYLFVSYSGDSAFTPYFDRLLQREPVRA from the coding sequence ATGGCCAAAAGCGTCCCTGAGAAGCTCCCTTCAACCGTCACCGCTGGTGAACGGCTATTGTTTCAAGTATTGCGCCACTTTTTACCCGACGATTACATTGTCTATTACGAACCGGACATTCAAGGCGTGCGCCCGGACTTTGTCCTGATCGGACCCGATCTGGGGCTGGTCGTGCTGGAAGTGAAAGACTACACCAAAAATACATTACACCGGTTGAATCCGGACCAATGGTTGATCCAAACCTCTTCTGGATTGGTCGTTCAAAAAAGTCCTCTGAAACAAGCGAGGGAATATGCTTTTCGGATCGCCAACCTGTTGGAGCGGGACAAAAGTTTGATTCAACTGGAGGGAAAATACAAGTATCGTCTGAAATTTCCCTACGGTTACGGTGTTGTGATGACCCGTCTTACTCGGAAGCATCTATATCGGCATGATCTCGCGGATGTATTGAATCCCCAACTGTGCCTGACACGGGATGATATCGATCCGCAGAGCGAATCTTTCTCCCCTACGGATCTGTTGGATAAAATCAAAAACATGTTCGTTGCATCGTTCCGACATGCTCCACTCAGTCAAAGGGACATCCGGACCATTCGTTATCATCTGTTCCCTGAAGTGCGGATCAGCGCGGAATATAAACCAGTCCGCCCATTACCTGGCTCCCAGTATGCACTGGTGGAGCTGGATGATGTTAAAGTGATGGATCTTCAGCAGGAGAACCTGGCCAAACAGATCGGAGACAAACATCGATTGATTCGCGGCGTGGCGGGGAGTGGAAAAACGCTGATTCTGGCCAGCCGGGCTAAAATACTTGCAGAATCCCATCCGGATTGGCACATTCTCGTTTTGTGTTTCAATATCGCTTTGGCTCGCTATATCGATCAGATGATTCAGTACAAATTGCGGGAAAATATCGTCGAGCACAGTGAAAAATCGGCGGTACCCCCCACCCCGAACAATGTTCGAATTACGGTTCGCCATTTTCACCAGTGGTTGAAGGAGATCGGGATTTCGAAAGATGAACAAATCCCTGATGTTCTCAAACGCCTGGAAAAAGGTGAAGGGCATTTTCCAATGTATGATGCGGTGTTAATCGACGAGGGACAGGATTTTTCAAGCGAATGGTTGAAGCTGGTGGTAAAACTGCTCAATCCGGAAACCATGTCCCTCTTGATCGTTGAGGATCGCGCCCAGACTGTCTATTCCCGCCAGCGTAACTTTGCACAGGATATTGGTTTGAGCTTCCGGGGGCGTTCCCGTGTATTGAAGAAAAACTACCGCAACACCGCACCGATTATCCAGTTGGCATGGGACTTTTACCAAACATACGGGTTGGATTACCACGATCAGGAGGACGAAGTGGAGGTGATCCCTCCGGAAAGCTCTCAACGCCCCGGAGATCCCCCCATCATCCACAAAGCGTCGTCCCTGTTGGAAGAAATGGCATGGGTGGCAAAACAGATTGAACGATTACACGACGATAAGCGGGTGCCTTATGAGGAGATCGCCGTTTTATATCGCTACAATTTCAGTCGATCATACCCGATCGTGCGGCTTCTTTTGCAACACCTGAAACAAAGAGACATTCCATATTACTGGATATCGGAAAGCAGAGACACCAAAATGAATTTCAACAAAGATGAAGCAGCCGTCAAGATCTGCACCATTCACAGCAGCAAGGGGCTGGACTTCAAGGCGGGTTTCGTGGTGGGCATAGACAGCATGCCATTTCACAATCAAGAGATCGGGCCGGCCCAAGAAGCATCTTTACTGTACATAGGATTGACGAGGGCCCGTGACTATTTGTTTGTATCCTACTCCGGGGACTCAGCCTTCACCCCGTATTTTGACCGGTTATTGCAACGGGAGCCAGTAAGGGCCTAG
- a CDS encoding YhgE/Pip domain-containing protein, with protein MRKKAAWKWPQTYGLMNMWEKPGLRLGLVGIILVPVVYSFIYLWAFYDPYANVDHLPVAVVNEDQGAVADGKTVRAGDDLVKELKKEKKLDWHVVSRKEMEKGFREDRYYFGVVIPRDFSRRAVSVNSAAPLKGELEFYVDEGKNFITSQIGRKAFLAMEGEIQRQLTEMYARGMLDKMKHSTQNLSKAADGAGKLADSTGQAASAGNKIHSGVKRLEQGVQRLKKGGDQLANGAQALTQGAAQAGDGAGQLAAGAERLNSGIHQLSQGIQQGAEGAAQLHEGARQVKDGLQEASQKVNDRLLPGSAQVADGSRKMEAGAEQAQATYQQLLKRYPWLKADPDGIKLAVILTRMSDGGQQLSEGADQLHQGVAQLNDGLSRLADGQDRVVQGTEQLHDGIVQQQAGAAQLASGSSQLAGKLRELQRGMTHLMSGIGQWRDGLDQWVAGQKQLSGGLAQLDKGTVRLSDGLTRITDGQIRLAHGLEEGTDKARNQLRGANAKAEMMADPVDVKEDRLNPVPNYATALTPYFLSLSLWVGGLILFTILDLYRSPLEKQQRISWIAGGLIGVLQAVVATTALTRGLGISPQHPVGIYAFAILMSFAFISLNQMLVLLLNNAGRFLSILLLMLQLTSSGGTYPVELLPAFFRHIHPYLPMTYSVEGLRAAVTTGDVSVLARDAWILVGFMTGALLIVELYRVWQVFRLRRTKRGEVGVTV; from the coding sequence ATGCGAAAAAAAGCCGCATGGAAATGGCCGCAAACGTACGGTCTGATGAACATGTGGGAAAAACCGGGTTTGCGGTTGGGGTTGGTGGGAATCATCTTGGTTCCCGTCGTTTACAGTTTTATTTATCTGTGGGCATTTTATGATCCTTATGCAAACGTGGACCACCTCCCTGTCGCTGTGGTGAATGAGGATCAGGGAGCGGTGGCGGATGGAAAGACGGTCCGTGCCGGTGATGATCTGGTCAAGGAGTTGAAGAAGGAAAAGAAATTGGATTGGCATGTTGTTTCACGCAAAGAAATGGAGAAAGGATTTCGGGAAGACCGCTATTATTTCGGTGTTGTCATTCCACGGGATTTTTCCCGCAGGGCGGTCAGTGTGAATAGTGCCGCTCCATTGAAGGGAGAATTGGAATTTTATGTGGATGAAGGGAAGAACTTTATTACCTCCCAAATCGGCCGCAAGGCTTTTTTGGCCATGGAAGGAGAAATCCAGCGGCAGTTAACGGAGATGTACGCGCGGGGTATGTTGGACAAAATGAAGCACTCCACCCAAAATTTGTCCAAAGCTGCCGATGGAGCTGGCAAATTGGCCGATTCCACCGGTCAAGCCGCATCAGCCGGGAACAAGATCCATTCGGGTGTCAAACGGTTGGAACAGGGAGTCCAGCGATTGAAAAAAGGCGGTGACCAGTTGGCCAACGGTGCCCAGGCATTGACGCAGGGCGCTGCCCAAGCTGGCGATGGAGCGGGTCAATTGGCTGCCGGAGCGGAACGGCTGAATAGCGGAATTCATCAATTATCTCAGGGGATTCAACAGGGGGCAGAGGGAGCTGCCCAACTGCACGAGGGTGCTCGGCAAGTGAAGGATGGTCTGCAGGAAGCCTCTCAAAAAGTGAACGACAGGTTGTTGCCGGGCTCCGCGCAGGTAGCCGATGGAAGCAGAAAAATGGAGGCAGGAGCGGAACAGGCCCAAGCAACATACCAACAATTACTCAAACGCTATCCCTGGCTGAAGGCGGACCCTGACGGCATCAAACTGGCAGTCATTTTGACAAGAATGAGCGACGGCGGACAACAGTTGTCCGAGGGAGCCGATCAACTGCATCAGGGAGTAGCGCAATTAAATGACGGATTGAGTCGCTTGGCCGACGGTCAAGATCGTGTGGTTCAGGGAACCGAACAATTGCACGACGGGATCGTTCAACAACAAGCGGGTGCAGCGCAATTGGCGTCAGGATCGTCGCAACTTGCCGGGAAATTGCGTGAACTTCAGCGGGGAATGACCCACCTGATGTCCGGAATCGGTCAATGGCGGGACGGACTTGATCAATGGGTCGCTGGTCAAAAACAGCTGTCGGGCGGACTGGCCCAACTGGATAAAGGAACCGTTCGCTTGAGCGACGGATTGACCCGTATCACAGATGGACAAATCCGATTGGCACACGGATTGGAAGAGGGGACGGACAAAGCCCGCAACCAGTTGCGGGGGGCGAATGCCAAAGCCGAGATGATGGCTGATCCGGTCGATGTGAAAGAAGACCGATTGAACCCGGTGCCCAACTATGCGACTGCTTTAACTCCGTATTTCCTGTCGCTTTCCCTGTGGGTGGGCGGCTTGATTCTGTTTACAATTCTGGATCTGTATCGGTCCCCGTTGGAGAAGCAACAACGCATTTCCTGGATCGCGGGTGGATTGATCGGTGTATTGCAAGCGGTCGTGGCAACTACGGCGCTGACGAGAGGATTGGGGATTTCCCCGCAACACCCTGTGGGCATTTACGCGTTTGCGATCCTCATGTCGTTTGCGTTTATCTCGTTGAATCAAATGTTGGTACTGTTGTTGAACAACGCGGGCCGATTCTTGTCCATTTTGCTGTTGATGCTGCAATTGACTTCTAGTGGAGGTACCTATCCTGTCGAGTTGTTGCCGGCCTTTTTCCGTCACATTCATCCCTATCTGCCGATGACCTATTCCGTTGAGGGACTGCGTGCAGCCGTTACTACCGGAGATGTCAGTGTGTTGGCACGCGATGCCTGGATTTTGGTCGGGTTTATGACGGGTGCATTGCTGATCGTGGAATTGTACCGCGTGTGGCAAGTATTTCGCCTGCGACGGACAAAACGAGGGGAAGTCGGTGTGACGGTTTAG
- the asnB gene encoding asparagine synthase (glutamine-hydrolyzing): MCGITGWIDWKRDLRKQGAILETMNQTHCRRGPDAEGNWLSQHAALGHRRLAVIDLDGGAQPMVRRSGERTYVIVYNGELYNMDKLRRELEQCGHCMESRSDTELVLRAYMQWGPACMSRLRGIFAYAIWDEAEKRLFLARDRIGVKPLFYAVRDGAFLFGSELKSLLAHPDVEPVIDAEGLAEVLVMSPARTPGHGVFRGVEELRPGWWMIVDQDGIRKQPYWTLESREHTDDLPTTIERVRSLFQDTVRRQLVSDVPIGTMLSGGLDSSAISAWASRVMEEEGRGPLDTFSVDYVGNDRHFTPNEFQPNADAPWVRRMSEYLGSRHHVIEVDLPELVSSLADALRARDLPGMTDVDASLLLFCKEIKQTATMVLSGECADEVFGGYPWFHRREMVEADTFPWARMTDQRVRFLSPDVARITRSDEYVQERYREAIAEVPALEGEEASNARMREMFYLNLTRWMPTLLDRKDRMSMAVGLEVRVPFCDHPLVEYMWNVPWEWKALEGREKGLLRRALTGILPDDVLWRKKSPYPKTHDPGYLTAVRDQVLQLLDDPQSPLRDLLDIEAVRSFARSDLSNVHLPWFGQLMNVPQLFAHWWQLDRWIREYGVSIRV, from the coding sequence ATGTGCGGCATCACGGGATGGATTGACTGGAAACGGGATTTACGAAAGCAGGGTGCGATTCTGGAGACAATGAACCAAACCCATTGTCGTCGCGGACCGGATGCGGAGGGGAATTGGCTGTCCCAGCACGCGGCATTGGGTCATCGGCGTCTCGCTGTCATCGATCTGGATGGGGGAGCCCAGCCGATGGTCCGGCGGAGCGGTGAACGAACATACGTCATTGTCTACAATGGCGAATTGTACAATATGGACAAACTGCGGCGGGAGTTGGAACAATGCGGCCACTGTATGGAATCGCGATCCGATACCGAGCTGGTATTGCGGGCGTACATGCAATGGGGGCCGGCATGCATGAGCCGATTGCGCGGAATTTTTGCCTACGCCATTTGGGATGAAGCGGAGAAACGACTTTTTCTGGCACGAGATCGTATCGGCGTAAAACCGTTGTTTTATGCGGTGCGTGATGGGGCGTTTTTGTTCGGTTCCGAGCTGAAATCCCTGTTGGCACATCCCGATGTGGAGCCGGTCATTGATGCCGAGGGACTGGCGGAAGTATTGGTGATGTCGCCGGCACGCACACCCGGCCACGGTGTGTTCCGGGGAGTGGAGGAATTGCGTCCCGGTTGGTGGATGATTGTCGACCAGGATGGGATCCGCAAACAACCGTACTGGACATTGGAAAGCCGGGAGCACACCGATGATCTGCCGACCACGATCGAACGGGTACGGTCTTTGTTCCAAGATACGGTTCGACGGCAGTTGGTATCCGACGTGCCAATAGGAACGATGCTGTCCGGCGGACTGGACTCCAGTGCTATCTCCGCTTGGGCGTCCAGGGTGATGGAAGAGGAAGGACGCGGTCCCTTGGATACCTTTTCCGTGGACTACGTGGGTAATGACCGGCATTTCACGCCAAACGAGTTTCAACCCAATGCAGATGCGCCTTGGGTCAGACGAATGAGTGAATATTTGGGATCTCGTCATCATGTCATCGAAGTGGATTTACCGGAATTGGTCTCGTCGTTGGCGGATGCCCTTCGGGCAAGGGATTTGCCGGGGATGACGGACGTGGACGCCTCCCTTCTCCTGTTTTGTAAGGAAATCAAACAAACAGCCACGATGGTATTATCGGGCGAATGTGCCGACGAAGTGTTCGGGGGCTATCCATGGTTTCATCGACGGGAAATGGTGGAAGCAGACACATTTCCTTGGGCGCGTATGACGGATCAGCGGGTCCGCTTTCTCTCTCCGGATGTGGCTCGGATAACACGGTCCGACGAGTATGTACAGGAGCGGTATCGGGAAGCGATAGCCGAGGTGCCCGCCTTGGAGGGAGAAGAGGCTTCCAATGCCCGAATGCGGGAGATGTTTTACCTCAACCTCACGCGTTGGATGCCCACACTGCTGGATCGAAAAGACCGCATGAGTATGGCGGTCGGATTGGAAGTGCGGGTGCCGTTTTGCGATCATCCGCTGGTAGAATACATGTGGAACGTTCCATGGGAGTGGAAGGCATTGGAAGGGCGGGAAAAGGGATTGCTCAGGCGGGCGTTGACCGGCATCCTGCCTGATGACGTGTTGTGGCGCAAAAAAAGTCCATACCCAAAAACGCATGATCCAGGTTATTTAACCGCTGTGAGGGATCAGGTCCTGCAATTGCTGGACGATCCGCAATCCCCGTTGCGTGATCTATTGGATATAGAAGCGGTCCGATCGTTTGCCCGTTCCGATCTTTCCAATGTCCACCTCCCTTGGTTCGGTCAACTGATGAACGTCCCGCAATTGTTTGCTCATTGGTGGCAACTGGATAGGTGGATACGTGAATACGGCGTGTCGATCCGGGTATGA
- the pdxT gene encoding pyridoxal 5'-phosphate synthase glutaminase subunit PdxT gives MKIGVLALQGAVREHLRLLEMAGADAVPVKRAEQLTDLDGLVIPGGESTTISKLMHKYDLVEPVKRMAEAGRPMFGTCAGLILLAKRIEGTDTHHLGLMDIAVERNAFGRQRESFEADLNIRGVADNFRAVFIRAPYITQVDDGVEVLSEIDGKIVAARQGHLLGAAFHPELTDDVRVHAYFVDMVKESLQVPTV, from the coding sequence ATGAAAATTGGGGTGCTCGCTTTGCAGGGAGCCGTTCGTGAGCATCTGCGCCTGTTGGAGATGGCTGGCGCTGACGCGGTACCGGTGAAACGGGCTGAGCAGCTGACCGACCTGGACGGTTTGGTCATTCCGGGCGGGGAATCCACCACCATCAGCAAGCTGATGCACAAATACGACCTCGTGGAGCCGGTTAAGCGGATGGCCGAAGCAGGGAGACCGATGTTTGGTACCTGCGCCGGATTGATCCTGCTGGCCAAACGGATCGAAGGGACGGACACTCACCATTTGGGTTTGATGGACATCGCGGTTGAACGCAATGCATTCGGTCGTCAGCGTGAAAGTTTTGAAGCCGATCTGAACATTCGCGGGGTGGCCGATAACTTCCGTGCGGTGTTCATCCGGGCGCCGTACATCACACAAGTGGATGACGGAGTAGAAGTACTGTCCGAGATCGACGGGAAAATCGTGGCGGCCCGTCAGGGTCACCTGCTGGGTGCCGCATTCCATCCTGAGCTGACTGATGACGTACGGGTACACGCCTACTTCGTGGACATGGTGAAGGAATCCCTGCAAGTCCCGACGGTTTAA
- the pdxS gene encoding pyridoxal 5'-phosphate synthase lyase subunit PdxS, which yields MAEKNVITGTDRVKRGMAEMQKGGVIMDVVNAEQAKIAEAAGAVAVMALERVPADIRAAGGVARMADPTVIEEVMNAVSIPVMAKARIGHFVEARLLEALGVDYIDESEVLTPADDVYHIDKTQFTVPFVCGARDLGEALRRIGEGASMIRTKGEPGTGNIVEAVRHMRMMQSQIRKVQSMSRDELMAEAKQLGAPYELLLQVHETGRLPVVNFAAGGVATPADAALMMHLGADGVFVGSGIFKSENPEKYARAIVEATTHYEDFELIAHLSKGLGGAMPGIEISRLAKEDRMQERGW from the coding sequence ATGGCTGAGAAAAACGTGATCACAGGTACGGATCGTGTTAAACGCGGCATGGCCGAAATGCAAAAAGGCGGCGTCATCATGGACGTCGTCAACGCCGAACAGGCCAAAATCGCGGAAGCCGCCGGAGCGGTGGCCGTCATGGCGCTGGAGCGCGTCCCGGCCGATATTCGGGCCGCAGGTGGCGTGGCGCGGATGGCGGATCCGACCGTCATCGAAGAAGTGATGAACGCGGTGAGCATTCCGGTCATGGCCAAAGCTCGGATCGGACACTTCGTGGAGGCACGTCTGTTGGAAGCGCTGGGCGTGGACTACATCGACGAAAGTGAAGTGCTCACGCCGGCGGATGACGTGTACCATATCGATAAAACGCAATTTACCGTGCCATTCGTTTGCGGAGCGCGGGATTTGGGTGAAGCATTGCGCCGGATCGGTGAAGGTGCTTCGATGATCCGGACCAAAGGGGAACCCGGTACGGGTAATATCGTCGAAGCCGTCCGCCATATGCGGATGATGCAAAGCCAGATCCGCAAGGTGCAATCGATGTCCCGTGACGAGCTGATGGCGGAAGCTAAACAGCTGGGGGCACCGTATGAGCTGTTACTGCAAGTGCACGAAACCGGCCGCCTGCCGGTCGTCAACTTCGCAGCAGGCGGTGTGGCGACCCCGGCGGACGCGGCGTTGATGATGCACCTGGGTGCTGACGGCGTCTTTGTCGGATCGGGAATTTTTAAATCGGAGAATCCGGAAAAATATGCCCGTGCGATCGTGGAAGCGACGACGCACTACGAAGATTTCGAGCTGATCGCCCATCTTTCCAAAGGTTTGGGCGGCGCGATGCCGGGAATCGAAATTTCCCGCCTCGCCAAAGAAGACCGCATGCAGGAACGCGGCTGGTAA
- the serS gene encoding serine--tRNA ligase, producing the protein MLDMKLLRNQFDEVKARLQHRGEDISGLDSFQQLDEKRRELLRQTEQLKNQRNTVSREIAQKKKAGEDATAEIENMRRVGDEIKRLDEELRQVEAELQDILLTIPNLPHESVPVGDSEEDNVPVRHWGELPQFDFEPKPHWEIAQALDILDFERASKVVGSRFVFYKGAGARLERALINFMLDLHTEQHGYVEMIPPYMVNRDSMTGTGQLPKFEEDAFGVRDTDYFLIPTAEVPVTNFHAGEILSEEELPIRYAAISACFRSEAGSAGRDTRGLIRLHQFNKVELVKFVRPEDSYQELEKLVADAEKVLQLLELPYRVLNMCTADLGFTAAKKYDLEVWLPSSGTYREISSCSNFEDFQARRANIRFRRNPKSKPEFVHTLNGSGLALGRTVAAILENHQQADGSVRIPKVLQPYMGGMEFIRPAGK; encoded by the coding sequence ATGCTGGACATGAAACTGTTGCGCAATCAGTTTGATGAAGTGAAAGCCAGGCTGCAACATCGGGGAGAAGATATCAGCGGGCTTGATTCCTTTCAGCAACTGGACGAAAAGCGAAGGGAACTCCTGCGACAAACCGAGCAGTTGAAAAACCAGCGCAACACGGTTTCCCGGGAAATCGCCCAAAAGAAAAAAGCAGGAGAAGATGCCACCGCCGAGATTGAGAACATGAGGCGGGTAGGTGACGAGATCAAACGGTTAGATGAGGAACTGCGCCAAGTCGAAGCGGAATTGCAGGACATCCTGTTGACAATCCCCAACCTGCCACACGAAAGTGTGCCGGTAGGGGACAGCGAGGAAGATAATGTCCCCGTCCGCCATTGGGGAGAACTACCCCAGTTTGATTTTGAACCGAAACCGCATTGGGAGATTGCACAAGCGTTGGACATCTTGGACTTTGAGCGTGCGAGCAAAGTGGTCGGTTCTCGCTTTGTCTTTTACAAAGGGGCAGGTGCCCGGCTGGAACGGGCCCTGATCAACTTCATGCTGGATCTGCACACCGAACAACACGGATACGTGGAGATGATACCGCCATATATGGTGAACAGGGACAGCATGACCGGTACGGGTCAATTGCCCAAATTTGAAGAAGACGCATTCGGCGTACGGGATACGGATTACTTCCTCATTCCTACGGCCGAGGTGCCGGTTACCAATTTTCACGCCGGGGAAATCCTGTCGGAAGAGGAGCTGCCGATCCGGTATGCGGCGATCAGTGCCTGCTTCCGTTCGGAGGCCGGTTCCGCCGGACGGGATACCCGCGGATTGATTCGCCTGCATCAGTTCAATAAAGTGGAATTGGTGAAATTCGTCCGCCCAGAGGATTCCTATCAGGAGCTGGAGAAATTGGTGGCGGATGCGGAAAAAGTCTTGCAACTGCTGGAGCTACCCTACCGCGTATTAAATATGTGCACGGCCGATCTGGGATTCACCGCGGCCAAAAAATACGATTTGGAAGTCTGGTTGCCCAGCTCGGGAACCTACAGGGAGATTTCCTCGTGCAGTAACTTTGAGGATTTTCAGGCTCGTCGAGCCAACATCCGCTTTCGCCGCAACCCGAAAAGCAAGCCGGAATTCGTCCACACCCTGAACGGTTCGGGGTTGGCCCTCGGGCGGACGGTGGCGGCCATTTTGGAAAATCATCAGCAGGCTGACGGTAGCGTGCGGATTCCAAAAGTGCTCCAACCCTACATGGGTGGAATGGAATTCATCCGTCCGGCCGGAAAGTAA